Genomic DNA from Perca flavescens isolate YP-PL-M2 chromosome 14, PFLA_1.0, whole genome shotgun sequence:
AAGTTAAATGGGAGCTCCGTACTGCTTGTCTCACCCCCACAACGCCATACCGGAAGTCACCTAATatcatttaataataaatagtgTTGATCAGACAGAAGAGACTATTAGAAGATTTCATCTCACACTCTCACAACTTCTGATCAACAGTTTTCTCTATTTCAATTTACATTGTAAATAATTTCCTGATTTATCAACAAATAATTATTACATAATCAATAATGACAAGAATAAATAGTTTAAACCCTAATTATTTAGTAGAACTACAGATTAAATTAGATTTAATTGAccaaagtgtgtctgtgttgtaatGAACATATAAAGCGATTAAATAATTAGTCAATTATTTGTTTGGTCaattgattaataaaaaaattatttataatgaaaataattattaatttgagTTATCAATTGTTAacagatgtctctctctctctctctcactcttgctctctctctctctctctctctctctctctcgctctctctctctctctctctctctctctctctctctctctctctctctcaggtgctCACATTGCCCAGAGGATGTACGGCTGTGAGTGGGATGATGAGACTGGAGAGGTCAATGGTTTTCGTCAGGATGGTTATGATGGAGAAGACTTCATAGCATTTGACCTGAAGACAGAGTCATGGATCGCTCCAAAACAACAGGCTGTCATCACCAAACACAAGTGGGACAATAACAAAGCTCAGATAGCTCAGTATAAACACTACCTGACGCAGATTTGTCCTGAGTGGCTGAAGAAGTATGTGAACTATGGGAGGAGCTCTCTGCTGAGAACAGgtagaatcacatgacctgaTGGAGTTTAATGGACCCAACAATGTTAACATTTCTTCTTGTGTTTCTAACCAACAGTAACATTACAATAAATATTAAACAACAGAGACCCactttgtctcagtttacacacattttctctttctctcatgttCTCacttctcttcatctctctgacTCCCTCACCTCTTTTCATTTATCACCTCTCTTTtcctcacttttttctctctttctttctgctttgtttctgtttgtctcagtttgtctctctgtctctttctgtctttctcacaCTAACTGTCCTCCCTTTTTTACACTTCAGTGAggtttatttgcatttcaaaaataaatgcatttaaaatacattacatcAAACAGGAATGCGAATATTAATCTccagtaaataataataaagtcttTGTCTTCACTGTGCAGAGGTTCCCTCAGTGTCTCTCCTCCAGAAGTCTCCCTCCTCTCCAGTCAGCTGCCACGCTACAGGTTTCTACCCTGACAGAGCCATGATGTTCTGGAGGAAAGATGGAGAGGAGCTTCATGAGCACGTGGACCTCGGAGAGATCCTCCCCAACCACGATGGATCCTTCCAGATGAGTGTTGACCTGGACCTTTCATCAGTCCCAGCTGGAGACTGGAGGAGGTACGACTGTGTGTTTCAGCTCGCTGGTGTGGAGGACGACATCGTCACCAAACTGGACAAAGCAGAGATCAGGACCAACAGAGGTAAGACTGGAATCAGACGTGATGAAGGAAACACACATTTAGTTTA
This window encodes:
- the LOC114567982 gene encoding major histocompatibility complex class I-related gene protein-like, with the protein product MKTWLVLLLLGLMVQDTVAVTHSLKYFFTSSSGVPNFPEFVAVGLVDDVPIDHYDSNTKRAEPKQDWMSRVTADDPQYWQRETEYLVGQQQVNKANIDVAKQRFNQTGGAHIAQRMYGCEWDDETGEVNGFRQDGYDGEDFIAFDLKTESWIAPKQQAVITKHKWDNNKAQIAQYKHYLTQICPEWLKKYVNYGRSSLLRTEVPSVSLLQKSPSSPVSCHATGFYPDRAMMFWRKDGEELHEHVDLGEILPNHDGSFQMSVDLDLSSVPAGDWRRYDCVFQLAGVEDDIVTKLDKAEIRTNRENTMYIYIIAAVVVLALVLLAVIRVLVYRKKKESPRARGGCSGAPVHLH